The Epilithonimonas zeae genome contains the following window.
TCTACAATTCACTCTTCATGAGTTTGCCTTATGATAAAATGACGAATATCGGGATGTTGCTTCCTTTTCTTTATGAAGAAAGTAAAGATGGCTATAATGTCGGGAAATCTCCGGAAGAAATTGTGGAAGAGTTTTTCCAGAAACATACCGGGTTACAAACAGAAGATCAGAAACTGGAATTGTTGTTCAAAATTATTCAATATATTGAAAGACAAGTGGTTTTGTTTGATAGTATAGAGGATGCGGCTTTCCAACAATTACACTCTGAAACCGATTCTGGAACAGTTATGAATCTTTATGACAGAGCCAATCAGGAACATCATTTGACAGCCATACGAAAAAAGATGGATGACTTTGGAATTAAGATTGTCTTCACGGCGCACCCAACTCAGTTTTATCCAAATGCTGTTCAGAGAATCATCCACGATTTGCGTGATGCCATCATTAATGATTCGGTGACGCAAATTGATACCTTGCTTCAGCAATTGGGGAAAACGCCTTTTGTTAATAAAGAAAAACCAACGCCATTAGATGAGGCGATGAGCATCATTTATTACCTGAGATATGTTTATTATCAAAGTATTGGAGAGCTTTACAGAAAAATCAAACAAGTTTACGGAACATCTAATTTCACGCCGAGCCCAGATATTATTCAGTTAGGGTTTTGGCCAGGTGGAGACCGGGATGGAAATCCTTTTGTAACGGCAGATATCACTATGAAAGTGGCTGAAGAATTGAGGATTTCTATTCTTAAAGATTATTATGGACATCTTAAAATTGTAAGAAGAAGACTGAGTTTCCGTGGTGTTTCTGATGTTTTGGATAAATTGAGTAAAAACCTTTATGCTTCCATCTTCCAAAAAGAGGCGCGAATCTCAGCTGATGAAATTGTAAAAAAACTGGATGAGGCAGAAAAAATTCTTAAAGAAGAACATAACGCACTTTTCATAGATGTGTTGGATGACTTCAGAGATCGAGTGAAGATTTTCGGAACTCACTTTGCGACTTTGGATATCCGTCAGGACAGTAGAGTTCATCAAAATGTAATCGATGATATTTTCAAAAAAGTAATAGATGGAAATGCAGATTCCAGAACGGATGATGAAAAGATTCAGCTTTTGATTGATTCTAATCAGGTTTTGAATCCACAAGATTTTGAAGATGAAATGACGTGTGAAACTCTGAAAAGTATCTATAATATCAAAAAAATTCAGGAGAGTAATGGCGAGCGTGGAATGCATCGTTATATCATTTCCAACTCGGATGAAGTAAAAGATGTGATGAATGTTTATGCGATGATGAAACTTTGTGGTTATGCGGATGATGAAATCAACATCGATATAGTTCCGTTGTTTGAAACGATGGAAGGTCTTGACAGATCGGAAGAAGTGATGAGAACTTTGTACAATCATCCGATTTATAAGAAGCATCTGCAAAAACGAAACAACAAACAAATCATTATGCTTGGCTTCTCAGACGGAACCAAAGATGGTGGTTATCTGAAAGCGAACTGGCAAATCTATACTTCGAAGGAAAAACTAACAAAAATCTCTGAGGAAAACGGAGTGAAAGTTGTTTTCTTTGATGGTAGAGGTGGGCCGCCAGCGAGAGGTGGTGGAAAAACCCACGATTTCTATGCTTCGCAAGGAAAAACGATTGCGAATAATCAAATTGAGTTGACGATACAAGGGCAAACTATTACGAGTGTCTTTGGTAATAAAGATCAGGCAAAATTCAATTTTGAACAGTTGTTGACAGCTGGGATTGAGAATGATGTTTTCAAAAGTGTGAAAAAAGATTTGAATGACGGCGAAAGAAAATTAATCTCAGAATTAGCAGATATCAGTTATGGTAAATATTCTGATTTGAAGGCACATCCAATGTTTGTTCCTTATCTGCAAGAGATGAGTACTTTGGAATATTACGGTAGAACCAACATCGGAAGCCGACCAAGTAAGAGGGGAGCAGGTTCTGAACTGAAGTTTGAAGATCTTCGAGCGATTCCGTTTGTGGGATCCTGGGCTCAGCTAAGACAGAATGTTCCTGGGTTCTTCGGATTTGGCTCTGCTTTGAAGGCTTTGAAAGATGCAGGAAGATTTGATGAGATTAAAGAACTTTATAAAGGTTCGGACTTCTTCAAAACGCTAGTTCTCAACTCGATGATGAGTATGAACAAAACTTATTTCCCATTGACTTATTATATGAGAAATAATGAGAAATTCGGTGAGTTCTGGAATATTCTTTTCGCTGAATTCTCTTTGTCTAAAGAAATGATGCTTGAGCTAACTGGTTACAATATCCTTATGCAGGAAGAACCTATTAACAGAAAATCTATCAGGATTAGAGAAAAAATTGTGCTTCCATTATTAAGTATTCAACAGTATGCTTTAATCAAAATCCAAAAAGGAGAAGGTGATCGTGAGGCTTATGAGAAGCTTGTGATGCGTTCTTTGTTTGGAAATATTAATGCTAGTAGAAACTCGGCTTAGGAGTAAATTATGAGTTATAAATCATAAATTGATCTAAGACGATATAAAAAAAACTCTCAATCATTTGAGAGTTTTTTTTATCATTAATAACTCAAAATAAATTTTTGCTTTGATGATTAAAAGGAAAAGAATTGATAATCATCCAAAGAAAAACTGCAAAACCAAGTTTGCTATAATTTCTGCAATCCAACTGAAAAGGTATGAGTGCTATAACGCTTAAAACGGATACCCAAAACATTATTTTTATAGAAATTTTAGCTTTAAAAATATATTTCGTAATATTTTGAAATGCTAATGATCCTAAAAAAGCACCTATGAAAATTGTTGGTGTAACTCTGTCATTATACCAATAGCTTATAGATGCCAAGTAAAAAACCAAGTTACTCACTACTAAATATTTTATTAAATCTAATTTGTTTCGTTTATAGCCTGCTGCAAGTAAAGGAAAAAGTATGGCTCCAAATAATATCAAAATAGGAACGATTCTTTCATCACCATTTTTTTCAAGCATAATACCGGAAATCCAAAATAAAATTGGTGCTATTATGCAATAGATGAATCTTTTATACATTGATGGAAGAATTATAGTTGTGATTGCGAATATAATTCTTTTGCATTGTTTTACTCCTTAATAAAA
Protein-coding sequences here:
- a CDS encoding phosphoenolpyruvate carboxylase — protein: MLNDQKIEKFRQIVENKFQIYNSLFMSLPYDKMTNIGMLLPFLYEESKDGYNVGKSPEEIVEEFFQKHTGLQTEDQKLELLFKIIQYIERQVVLFDSIEDAAFQQLHSETDSGTVMNLYDRANQEHHLTAIRKKMDDFGIKIVFTAHPTQFYPNAVQRIIHDLRDAIINDSVTQIDTLLQQLGKTPFVNKEKPTPLDEAMSIIYYLRYVYYQSIGELYRKIKQVYGTSNFTPSPDIIQLGFWPGGDRDGNPFVTADITMKVAEELRISILKDYYGHLKIVRRRLSFRGVSDVLDKLSKNLYASIFQKEARISADEIVKKLDEAEKILKEEHNALFIDVLDDFRDRVKIFGTHFATLDIRQDSRVHQNVIDDIFKKVIDGNADSRTDDEKIQLLIDSNQVLNPQDFEDEMTCETLKSIYNIKKIQESNGERGMHRYIISNSDEVKDVMNVYAMMKLCGYADDEINIDIVPLFETMEGLDRSEEVMRTLYNHPIYKKHLQKRNNKQIIMLGFSDGTKDGGYLKANWQIYTSKEKLTKISEENGVKVVFFDGRGGPPARGGGKTHDFYASQGKTIANNQIELTIQGQTITSVFGNKDQAKFNFEQLLTAGIENDVFKSVKKDLNDGERKLISELADISYGKYSDLKAHPMFVPYLQEMSTLEYYGRTNIGSRPSKRGAGSELKFEDLRAIPFVGSWAQLRQNVPGFFGFGSALKALKDAGRFDEIKELYKGSDFFKTLVLNSMMSMNKTYFPLTYYMRNNEKFGEFWNILFAEFSLSKEMMLELTGYNILMQEEPINRKSIRIREKIVLPLLSIQQYALIKIQKGEGDREAYEKLVMRSLFGNINASRNSA